A genomic window from Flavobacterium azooxidireducens includes:
- a CDS encoding tetratricopeptide repeat-containing sensor histidine kinase, whose amino-acid sequence MYNQLKIILFALLFPLVMVAQDSTKTKSGKTSVSKKAIELKETLSESNPIATANKYVELAEQLDKKGDYAKAEDYLKRALSIYQKQKNKDKIASTTRSIAQIQEKQNKLKEAIVSYQSASEEAVEVGYSKVNSNDASRLQNTNPRVQADYLDSNIKILEKEGKMDDAAEVYKQKAEVDFKSENKGMAIENYEKAIAVSKDKPEEVLKLKSEISKVYASENNLDKAIEITKNTISDAEKLGSVSQQIEQQQTLAGLYFKNENQDDAIILLEETYNLALKNGRTFDAKKAMLALSDYYRQQGNQTKAIELYDKFLNDFDRMVQADSSLVDSKIFQVTEEKIKQLEKERALKDELITKKNKFNYVLIGSVILMLILLGLIAKALFSIKTKNKKIALQSLRREMNPHFIFNSLNSVNQFIAQNNELEANKYLTSYSNLMRNMMETSNKDFISLSNELEQIKKYLDLEHLRFQDKFVFEIVVDEKLDSDAVLVPNMLIQPHLENAIWHGLRYRESIGNLKVTFTEENQLIKVSIEDDGIGVEKSRELKTQNQKVHESRGLNNVEERINLLNDLYHQQISYTISSGTDGNGTLVTLYFSKTTKVV is encoded by the coding sequence ATGTATAATCAACTGAAAATAATACTGTTCGCTTTGCTTTTCCCTTTGGTGATGGTTGCTCAAGACAGCACTAAAACTAAATCGGGCAAAACTTCCGTGAGCAAAAAAGCCATTGAACTGAAAGAAACTTTATCAGAAAGTAACCCTATCGCCACGGCGAATAAATATGTGGAATTAGCTGAGCAATTGGATAAAAAAGGTGATTACGCCAAAGCGGAAGATTATCTGAAACGAGCTTTGTCTATTTATCAAAAGCAAAAAAATAAAGATAAAATAGCGAGTACAACACGTTCGATTGCTCAAATTCAGGAGAAGCAAAATAAATTGAAAGAAGCCATTGTTAGTTATCAATCGGCTAGTGAAGAAGCGGTGGAAGTGGGTTATTCGAAGGTCAATTCGAATGATGCGAGTCGTTTGCAGAACACCAATCCGCGAGTTCAAGCCGATTATCTAGATTCCAACATCAAAATTTTGGAGAAAGAAGGTAAAATGGATGATGCTGCCGAAGTCTATAAACAAAAAGCGGAAGTAGATTTTAAGTCGGAAAACAAAGGAATGGCGATTGAAAATTATGAAAAAGCCATCGCCGTTTCTAAAGATAAACCGGAAGAAGTATTGAAATTGAAAAGCGAGATTTCGAAAGTCTATGCTTCAGAAAACAACTTGGATAAAGCGATTGAAATTACCAAAAACACCATTTCGGATGCGGAGAAATTAGGAAGTGTTTCGCAACAAATTGAGCAACAGCAAACGTTGGCGGGTTTGTATTTTAAAAATGAAAACCAAGATGATGCGATTATTTTGTTGGAAGAAACGTATAATCTGGCTTTAAAAAACGGGCGAACATTTGATGCAAAGAAAGCGATGTTGGCTCTTTCCGATTATTACAGACAACAAGGCAATCAAACGAAAGCGATTGAATTGTACGACAAATTTCTGAATGATTTTGATCGAATGGTGCAAGCGGATAGTTCGTTGGTTGATTCGAAGATTTTTCAAGTTACGGAAGAAAAAATCAAACAATTGGAGAAAGAACGTGCGTTGAAAGATGAGTTGATTACGAAGAAAAATAAGTTCAATTATGTGTTGATTGGTTCTGTCATTTTGATGCTGATTTTATTGGGATTGATTGCGAAGGCGTTGTTTTCTATCAAAACCAAGAACAAAAAAATTGCATTGCAATCGCTTCGAAGGGAAATGAATCCGCATTTTATTTTTAATAGTTTAAATAGTGTGAACCAATTTATTGCTCAAAATAATGAGTTGGAAGCCAATAAATATTTGACTTCGTATTCCAATTTGATGCGGAATATGATGGAAACATCGAACAAAGATTTTATTTCGTTATCCAATGAATTAGAGCAAATTAAGAAGTATTTGGATTTGGAACATTTGCGTTTTCAAGACAAATTTGTTTTTGAAATTGTGGTTGATGAAAAGTTGGATTCGGATGCAGTTTTGGTTCCGAATATGTTGATTCAGCCGCATTTGGAAAACGCCATTTGGCACGGTTTGCGTTACCGTGAATCTATTGGAAACTTGAAAGTGACTTTTACAGAAGAAAATCAATTGATCAAAGTTTCTATTGAAGATGATGGCATTGGTGTTGAAAAAAGTCGCGAATTGAAAACGCAAAATCAAAAAGTGCACGAATCCAGAGGCTTGAACAATGTGGAAGAACGGATTAATTTGCTGAATGATTTGTATCATCAACAGATTTCGTATACTATTTCGTCGGGAACAGATGGCAACGGAACATTAGTCACCCTTTATTTTTCTAAAACCACCAAAGTTGTATGA
- a CDS encoding alpha/beta hydrolase has translation MKLVQILAVLLCSLSIYAQKNVEKFTSQKLGGDRDIYITLPPSYDKDKNQKFPLLLVLDGEYLFDPFQGALKFGNYWDDLPEVILVGISQNKQDERYADSEFDEESGLPIETGANFFDFIGTELMPYLQKTYRIAPFKIIAGHDTTAGFLNFFLYKDNPVFDAYISLSPELALDMENRIPERLNAITKPIYYYQSTADGDLKKIQKRIKELDEKVKAIKKESLNYKFDEFLGASHYSLVLHSIPNALYQFFAVYQPITTHEFNEKIVKLESGYVDYLKQKYDVLEKSLNIKMPIRLNDFKAIEAAILKNKDYNEFDALSILADKYYKKTMLPDYHMALMYEKKEDYKRAQKYYLSAFQKEPIGDLDKDMMYDKSEEMKQLIN, from the coding sequence AAAACGTAGAAAAATTTACTTCTCAAAAGTTGGGTGGAGACCGAGATATTTATATAACTCTTCCTCCATCGTATGATAAGGATAAAAATCAAAAATTTCCTTTATTGTTGGTTTTAGATGGCGAATATTTATTTGATCCTTTTCAAGGTGCATTAAAATTTGGAAATTATTGGGATGATTTACCGGAAGTAATTTTGGTCGGAATTTCTCAAAACAAACAAGACGAACGCTATGCCGATAGTGAATTTGATGAAGAAAGTGGCTTACCCATTGAAACCGGAGCCAATTTTTTTGATTTCATCGGAACAGAATTAATGCCTTATTTGCAAAAAACTTATCGAATTGCTCCATTCAAAATTATTGCCGGACACGATACTACTGCCGGATTTTTAAACTTTTTCTTGTATAAAGACAATCCTGTTTTTGATGCGTATATTTCGTTGAGTCCTGAATTAGCTTTGGATATGGAAAACAGAATTCCTGAGCGATTAAATGCAATTACAAAACCAATTTATTACTATCAATCTACTGCGGATGGGGATTTGAAGAAAATTCAAAAAAGAATTAAAGAATTAGATGAAAAAGTAAAAGCCATCAAAAAAGAATCATTGAATTATAAATTTGATGAATTCTTAGGAGCTTCACATTATTCGTTGGTATTACATTCGATTCCAAATGCTTTGTATCAATTTTTTGCGGTTTATCAACCTATCACAACACATGAATTCAATGAAAAAATTGTGAAATTGGAATCAGGTTATGTGGACTATTTAAAACAAAAATATGATGTTTTAGAAAAATCGTTAAACATCAAAATGCCAATTCGATTGAATGATTTTAAGGCAATTGAAGCTGCTATTTTAAAAAATAAAGATTATAATGAATTTGATGCTCTCTCAATTCTTGCCGATAAATATTACAAAAAAACCATGCTTCCTGATTATCACATGGCATTGATGTATGAGAAAAAAGAAGACTACAAAAGAGCTCAAAAATACTATTTAAGTGCTTTTCAAAAAGAACCAATTGGCGATTTAGACAAGGATATGATGTATGACAAATCGGAAGAAATGAAGCAATTGATTAACTAA
- the radA gene encoding DNA repair protein RadA gives MAKVKTSFFCQNCGTQYSKWQGQCHACNEWNTIVEEVIQKEEKSSWKPSSTETKKAPKPLRISDIDSTQEIRLDTTDGELNRVLGGGLVPGSLTLLGGEPGIGKSTLLLQISLKLPYKTLYVSGEESQKQIKMRAERITPNGDNCFILTETKTQNIFKQIQEIDPEIVIIDSIQTLHTDYIESTAGSISQIRECTAELIKFAKETNVPVLLIGHITKDGTIAGPKILEHMVDTVLQFEGDRNHVYRILRSLKNRFGSTAEIGIYEMQGSGLREVANPSEILISHKDEELSGTAIASTLEGMRPLMIEIQALVSTAVYGTPQRSTTGYNAKRLNMILAVLEKRAGFRLGAKDVFLNVTGGISVDDPAIDLAVVAAILSSNEDIPVGKDFCFAGEVGLAGEIRPVNRVEQRILEAEKLGFSTIFVSKYNKISLKETLIQVKLVAKIEDVVSELFG, from the coding sequence ATGGCAAAAGTAAAAACCTCCTTTTTTTGTCAAAATTGTGGGACGCAATATTCCAAATGGCAAGGACAATGTCATGCTTGCAACGAGTGGAATACCATTGTGGAAGAAGTGATTCAGAAGGAAGAAAAATCGTCTTGGAAACCTTCATCCACCGAAACTAAAAAAGCTCCAAAACCGCTTCGCATTAGCGATATTGATTCCACACAAGAAATTCGTTTGGACACGACAGACGGTGAATTAAACCGTGTATTAGGCGGCGGATTGGTGCCCGGCTCATTAACACTTTTGGGTGGCGAACCAGGCATTGGAAAAAGTACACTTTTATTACAGATTTCATTAAAATTACCTTATAAAACTTTATACGTTTCCGGCGAAGAAAGTCAGAAACAAATAAAAATGCGTGCCGAACGGATTACACCAAACGGCGATAATTGTTTTATTTTAACCGAAACCAAAACACAAAATATATTTAAACAAATTCAGGAAATTGACCCTGAAATTGTGATTATCGATTCCATTCAAACGCTACACACCGATTATATTGAATCGACTGCCGGAAGTATTTCGCAAATACGCGAATGCACGGCTGAACTTATCAAATTTGCCAAAGAAACCAATGTTCCGGTGCTTTTGATTGGTCATATTACCAAAGACGGAACGATTGCCGGACCAAAAATTTTGGAACATATGGTCGATACCGTTTTGCAATTTGAAGGCGATCGAAATCACGTTTACCGAATTCTCCGTTCGCTTAAAAACCGATTTGGTTCTACGGCAGAAATTGGAATTTATGAAATGCAAGGTTCCGGTTTGCGGGAAGTTGCCAATCCATCGGAAATTCTGATTTCACACAAAGACGAAGAACTTTCAGGAACTGCCATCGCTTCTACCTTAGAAGGTATGCGACCGTTGATGATTGAAATACAAGCTTTAGTCAGCACCGCAGTTTACGGAACACCTCAACGAAGCACGACAGGTTATAATGCTAAACGACTGAACATGATTTTAGCGGTTTTAGAAAAACGTGCCGGATTTAGATTGGGAGCAAAAGACGTTTTTTTAAATGTAACAGGCGGAATTTCTGTGGATGATCCTGCAATTGATTTGGCAGTTGTTGCAGCTATTTTATCCTCCAACGAAGATATTCCGGTTGGGAAAGATTTTTGTTTTGCGGGAGAAGTAGGTTTAGCCGGAGAAATTCGTCCTGTCAACCGCGTAGAACAACGCATTTTGGAAGCGGAGAAGTTAGGGTTTTCTACCATTTTTGTCTCGAAATACAATAAAATTTCGTTGAAAGAAACATTGATTCAAGTGAAATTGGTGGCGAAGATTGAAGATGTTGTAAGCGAACTATTTGGCTAA
- a CDS encoding LytR/AlgR family response regulator transcription factor yields MNDFQKIKSVIVEDESAAREALKNYLAKYCPQIEIIGEAQNSREAIPLLHELQPQLVFLDVEMPFGNAFDVLEGCKDLHFETIFVTAFSEYSLKALNQSAAYYLLKPISIEELILAVNKVQQQLMKQELFNRNQIIVQNFREPKIEKQQVILPTLEGFEVVKMEEIVRLRGNGNFTDIHLADGSKKMVCRFLKHFDEMLDFPFMRVHKSHIINLNFVKSYHKSLGGYVTLFDDTEIEISVGYKEEFLRRFK; encoded by the coding sequence ATGAATGATTTTCAAAAAATAAAAAGTGTCATTGTTGAAGATGAGTCGGCTGCTCGCGAAGCGTTGAAAAATTATTTGGCAAAATATTGTCCGCAAATCGAGATCATTGGCGAAGCACAAAACAGTCGGGAAGCCATTCCTTTGTTGCACGAACTACAACCACAATTGGTTTTTTTGGATGTAGAAATGCCTTTTGGCAATGCGTTTGATGTATTGGAAGGATGTAAAGATTTGCATTTTGAAACCATTTTTGTCACTGCTTTTTCGGAATACTCATTGAAAGCATTGAACCAAAGTGCGGCGTATTATTTGTTGAAACCCATCAGTATTGAAGAATTGATTTTGGCGGTTAACAAAGTGCAACAACAATTGATGAAGCAGGAATTGTTTAATCGAAATCAAATCATCGTACAAAACTTTCGCGAACCAAAAATCGAGAAACAACAAGTCATTTTACCTACGTTAGAAGGTTTTGAAGTTGTAAAAATGGAAGAAATCGTTCGTTTGCGTGGCAATGGCAACTTTACCGATATTCATTTAGCCGACGGATCCAAAAAAATGGTCTGTCGATTTTTGAAACACTTTGATGAAATGTTGGATTTTCCTTTTATGCGGGTGCATAAATCACACATCATCAATTTGAATTTTGTGAAATCGTATCACAAATCGTTAGGTGGTTATGTCACGCTTTTTGATGACACGGAGATTGAGATTTCTGTGGGTTATAAGGAGGAGTTTTTGAGGAGGTTTAAATAA